The Notolabrus celidotus isolate fNotCel1 chromosome 16, fNotCel1.pri, whole genome shotgun sequence genomic sequence GTAGCATCAACCTCGTAATCCTTGGCTCTCAGAGCAGGCTGATCAGCTCTGTACTCATCGTATCCACCAGAGACGTCATATCCGCCACCAGAGGGGCCGGCAGGTCCGGGCAGACCAGGAGCTCCAGGAGGACCCTGGTGTAGATAAGAGAGTGGATTAATTATCAGAGTAGCAGTGTGATCCTTAGCAGAGGATCATTTGATGACAGTGGAGCTTAGTGTCCACTTCACAAAATGACCCAATTCTGAATTGGAGTAGAAAAGAAGAGTAGCTTACAGCAGGTCCAGCGGATCCAGCGGGTCCACGAGCACCAGGAGATCCGATGGTTCCATGTCCACCAGATCTGCCGTCCTTGCCAGGAGGTCCGGAGGGTCCAGCAGGTCCCTGAAGAAGAGATTATCACATGGTCAAACATTCATCCTTTTAGGGAAACCTTGCCTCACATGTGATTGTTTATCAACAATAATCTGTCTGAGTCTGATCCTTCAGAGATCATAAGAAGAACAATACACAGGAAGTTCTAGATGCTCTGTGACCTTTAGATATGTTCTCAGGTACATGAGCACTTTAAAGCGTTTGATTTGGGACATAGTAGCTCATTTAATACAGGAGTTTGGAGATCTTTACTCACTCTGGGTCCAGAAGGTCCGTTGGCTCCAGCAGGTCCAGAGTCACCAGAAGGTCCCTGAATGAGGAGAAATGCATCACCATGAATTTTAAGGCCCTCCATGTATGCTTTGATGACATCATGGTGCCAGTGCTAAGCCTGTGTGTCATGTACAGATGATCAGATAGAgctgtatgtttatttattttgtgtgccACTACTCACAGAAGGTCCAGGCATTCCCTGGAGACCAGGGTGTCCACGCAGACCCTTCATGCCTCTGTCTCCCTTGTCTCCACCAACTCCCTTCTCACCACGGGGTCCAGCAGGTCCCTAAgacgcagacacacaaacacacagtaaaaacatcatataGCTAGACTAGGACACAATATTCTGCTGACACTGATGTACTCTCTCAACATGCTATGTCTGTAAGTATACATAAGCTTATTGTACTTACAGCACCACCTCTAGCTCCAGCGGGGCCAACAGATCCAGTTGCGCCTCCAGGACCCTATAGAGGAGGAAAGACAAGAACAGAAAGATCCATGTGTGAAGCATGCACACAGTTGTGTATGTAGCCTCTGGGAAATGTGATCAAGTGATGATTTAAGGTATCTGTAAGCAGCGTCATGTTATCACATACACCCTCTCCACGGTTTCCAGGTCTGCCGGCAGCTCCAGCGGGTCCAGCGGGTCCGGGGGAACCAGAAAGTCCGCTGGAACCAGCAGGTCCGGGCTCACCACGGTCTCCCTAATCATGGTGAGAACATGAGTCAGATTACAGTCAAAGTTCATGTGTGATTATTCTGTATATAACATGCTTTAAGGTGTGAGAATGGGGGTCACCTTGAATCCAGAAATTCCAGGACGACCAGGGGGTCCATCGTTACCAGGGTTACCctgaagacagcagagagtattacagcttcaactttCAGGTAAACCTTCGTATGAAGTTATTACTTCAGTTGGCTTTGAGTCTCGATAAGTCTTTGAATTAGCTGCTGTTTTAAACATTTACCAAGTAGTACAGAGAGCATACTTCCTGGTTTACTTCACAAACAATGACCAAACTTTGAATGTGAGGATTTTCTCTCCATACTTGATCACAAGCCTCTATCAAGATGTCATTGAATTAATCTGCCTTTTCAATCCTTACCTCACGTCCAGCCTCTCCCTGGGGTCCGGTCATACCGGGCAGGCCAATGTTTCCAGGGGGACCACGAGCTCCAGGGGGACCTGCAGGTCCGACTCTACCAGGCTCACCCTGTGAGGGGAAGCAGAGAAATCACTGAGTCAGATATGTTTAACAGCTTCACACTGTACACTGAAGAACCTTTGCTTTAGTTACTTAATTCACacttctgttttgtgttcaggTTGTGTCTTCATTTAAATGCTAAAATGTAAATGCTTGCATATGTTCTGAATAGCTTAATGATGTTGATTAGACAGAGTCATAAACAaggttctctgtttttcttctaaGGGTTCTTTGAGCATTCATTTGCACTTACAGCACCACCAGCACCACCAGGAGAACCACGGTCTCCTCTAGAACCAGGCAGACCACCGCCTCCAAGAAGACCAACGGGACCACCGGTTCCAGCAGTACCAGTAGGACCCTAAACACAAGCACAGAGACGTATTAATGCTTTATTGTGAATATACGAACCACAATGAAGATAAAAGCTCAAATGTATATGCTTATCCAACTGTTGATTGAACAACCAGACATCTTAAAGGTCTGGAGACAAAGATGCATGACTTACAGGGGGTCCAGACTCTCCAGAGGGTCCCCTCTCTCCAGCCAGACCAGCAGGTCCAGCCATACCCTGCTCTCCAGGTGGACCAGCGGGACCAGAATCTCCACGACCACCACGAGGACCATCCTTACCAGCGGGACCAGCAGCACCAGGGGGGCCGACAATACCCtgtgagaggagaaggaggaaaagTGGGTTAAGGTCAAATATGTGTGGGtatatgtaagtgtgtgtgtatgtaaatgTGCTCACTTATGATTGTAATAGAGAATTAATACTCACAGCGGGACCAGCAGCACCAGCTCTGCCAGCAGCACCAGGGAAACCAGTCAGACCCTGAaattagaaacacacacagtcacaggtTAAATGGTGTATCAGGAAGAAGTAGTGTTATCAGTATGTGGAAAACTAAGGGAGTGCAAGATGAAATTTGAGGCTAGATGGTTCTATTTTGTGACCATTGGTTAAAGATGGAAAATTAGAATCAAAATAAagactgaataaaaacatttttgcacCCCTGAAATtctaacatttcaaaataatgacTTTGTGGCTGCGAGGTAAGGTTTGactctgttttgttctcatAAGAAAACCCAATCTATGAGTATGATGCTCATGCTCCAGATAAAGCTTCATGGTTCTTTGTGTAAAATTTAGATTCACTCGAAATATCAGAATTTTATGTTAATGTCCAGGCATCTCTGGCCACCTTTTTACATGATTTGTGTTCATGTGATATTTTATGACTTCTGCATGTTTATAGATGTAATAGGTGAAAGcaggagggatttttttttattaagttttaGCACTCACAGTTGAGCCGCCATCTCCACGAGCACCAGCAGGGCCGGCACCGCCAGCAGGACCCTAGATACACAGAAGAAAAGAGATCAGACACAAGCCATACATCTTAACATGACATTTATCTGGGGTTTTTAATCAATAATATGTCAGATTTGTCAAAtagcatgtgtgtatgtttttagtGGATGTGGTACTGACAGCAGGTCCAGACTGTCCAGCAGGTCCAGTGGGTCCAGCAGGGCCAACTTCTCCCTTTCCTCCTCCAGGTCCACGCTCTCCTTTGGCTCCGGGCTGACCGTCAGCGCCCTGTAAGGGAAGTAGAGAAGCAAGGTGTGGTCAACATCTGTGTAAGTATGTGTCTATTCATGTGCTGCTGCTTGGACAGGATTTATGTATGGTACACTGAAATGTGATAGATGGCTTTCTTACAGGGGGTCCAGCAAATCCAGGTGCTCCAGCAGGTCCAACCTCTCCACGCTCTCCCTGTGAACGGCAAAAAGCCAGTCAGAAACAGTGTTTGTACTGGACACAAAAGCTGTCTGTCATTAGTTGTtcacgtttttttttcctttacacTTTGATAGCTGGTAGcttaattagatttaaaaaaaaatgtatactaGTCTTAAATAAGCATTATGCTTCTGCCTATGCcatttcagtcatcacttaacgCATCACTcctgctttgttgaaagtgtgtgTACAGTGAAAATGGTTGTGTTATGTATGATGTGTGAATAACTACTACTACGACTACTACTACTTAATTTGGCATTAATCTGATATTTATTACAAAAGCTGATTTCAAGGAAGTCAGGCAAAGGTACTCACAGAGGGTCCACGGGCTCCAGCAGGTCCAGAAGGTCCGAAGGAACCGCTCTCACCCTGTAGGAAAGAACAGTGAGCATTACATTAGCTTAGCATCGgtttatatacatttataaatcCATAGACATTTGGATTGTGTTACAGCATTAATCTAAATTCACTGCAAAAGTGAAGAAGAAACTACAAAACGCTTAAAATTTTTCAACATCATTTTTTGATCATTGGCAATGCACCAAAGTTTACAATAGTGTGAATTTAATGGTGGTATTTCTGCATATTTCATCTGTCTGCTAAGGCAATGCAAtaaccacattattttacatcatagttacaaataaaaatacatttctcaatATGTGTATTTGACTCATCAGATGTCTTGTTTGCTGCATTTATTATCTTCAACCAATGACATTCTCTGTTACTGTATGTTGTGGGTGAGCTGTTGTAGTTTTATAAAACAGCCATCAGGTGGCAGTGTTGAGGTTCTAGCTCTAAATATGTTCCTGCAAATGTGTTAACCTCAATTTTCTTCCTCAGAACAGTGAGAAAATATGGGACGCAGAGTCAGTTTGGTCATTAAAGATATATAGTCTGACACTGATTTTACCTAAAGACAAGTCATGACAATTTTCTATTGCATGTCTCTCATACAAGAGTctgtcggccattttgattatGTCAGAGGCAGCCATGTTTAGCCATTTTTAGGTTAGGTTAACCCACATCATGGGTTAACCTATGGCACAGTGTGTGTTCAAAACATCTTCATTCTTATGTTTTTCACCGTTATTTGTGTTGTGATACAGTAATGTCCATATCACCTACATACCTTATCACCGTTGGCTCCAGTGGGTCCGGGAGGTCCAGAAGGTCCTTGCAGAccctgaaaagagagagaggaggacacttAGACCTGGTGTATACACTCAGGGAAAACAGCGCAAGGCTACGGTGCTTTGTATCAAGAAGAGTTTTACTTACACGAGAACCATCTCTGCCAGCATTGCCTTCAGGTCCTCTGTGTCCAGCCTCTCCCTgtaggagacagagaggaggaggagggaagttGGAAATGCACAGTGAATGAAAGAGAATAAATGCATTTTcatcacaaaaaaaagttatccTTAAGGTGAAAAAATTGCTGTATTTGGAAGTTTCAGAGATGTTGATCTTACCTTCTCTCCCTTGCCTCCAGGGGGTCCAGCAGCTCCACGCTCACCAGGCATGCCACCAGGTCCCTGATGTCCAGCAGCACCAACAGCTCCAACAGAACCAGGCTctccctgaaaacacacaggtcAATTTTGAAGCAACACACATGCTTCAGTATGACATTTTGCAGCACAACATTTTCTACTATAAACTTTACAGCTATCATTGTTTGGGCACACTAATGCCATCATCTTACCTTTCCACCATCAGTTCCGGGGGCTCCAGCAGGTCCACGGGCTCCCATGGTTCCCTGAGGGCCAGTAGCTCCAGCAGCACCAGGGTTTCCACGCTCTCCctgaagaaacacacagaggtcaTCAGGGTTTTTTAGTTTCCCTTAGCATGTTTGTTGAATACAAAATAATGCGAACGAAGTACAGCAACTATGCCACAGACTATCTGTTTGGAAGAATTGTACTTTAATGCATGTGTGCTGAAATCAAAGGTAAGTGAACTCACCTTAGCACCAGCAGGTCCAGACACTCCCTGGTCTCCTGGGATACCCTACAGAGACAAACATGTTGGGTTAGAGGTGAACTTCTTATTCCACTATATCTATGATTTGATTGACTTTGATGAAAGTGTGTGTATAACTTACTCTGTCTCCGGCTTTGCCAGCCTCTCCAGCACCTCCAGCGGGGCCAGGCAGACCCTGAAAGtatcaaaacacaacattagtaCCAGTGCGGTAACAATGCTATCTTAGAACTATACTTTGACTGTAAATGTCAATAACCAATCAGAAAATTGGCTTGAAGGGCAGTTAAACAAGTGAATATTATTTAAAACAAGGATTAAGGAACATGTGATGAGTGTATGCACACACCTCAATGCTAATTCTAGTAACTTATTGTTTCTTGTCATTTCTGATTAGTTTTGAAAGTTCTTTGTATAAAACTATTTTGATGATATCTTGGTCTAGGGCTTGCTTAGAAAAGAGATTTCACTGGGAATTTTCtgggtaaaataaaggttataaagtgacagaaaaatatattttccacaggAGCAACAAGTGCATAATGTAAAACTAAAAGTTGAAGATTCCTTCATGAGATTGCTGTAAGTTGTTTGTTTATATAGTAAAATAATGGATTCAAACCTGGAAGCCAGGAGCTCCGGAAGGTCCCTGCTCTCCCTTCTCACCAGGACCACCctgcagggagaaaaaaaggaagacaagTGTTCAGTATAGCTTACGTACAGTTATAGTAAAGGAAGCGCATAGAAAAGTTTGTTGAATAAAGGATAAAACTAGCATAAAATGATGGTGATTTGAATGCTAAATAAGAATACTTACAGCAGGTCCAGAAGGTCCAGTAGCTCCATTGTTTCCATCAGGTCCAGGAGCTCCCTAAATGCACACACAgcaacatgttagcatgttttCAAAATAGCAGTGAGCTAACAAATCTGTGTTCGATCTTCTGGGTGTTATTGGTAATATCCAAACTTACTCTCAGACCAGTTGGGCCAGCAGATCCCTTGTCTCCGCCCTTGCCAGCCTCACCCTGAAAGGGGTCAAAGTTCGGTTTAGCCCAGGTtttcacacataaaaacaggTTTCAGCTTCAGATGCTAATTTCTCAGATCTTAAGCTCTTATTCCTACGTACAGAAGGTCCCTTGGGTCCAGGGAAGCCAATGTTTCCAGGCTGGCCTCTGGGTCCAGTTGGGCCGGGAGGTCCACCACGGCCATCTTGTCCAGCGGGACCCTAAAGGAGGAAATAGGAAGTGACAGGAAGTCATGTTAATGGCAGTTTTAAAGCAAGTATTATCGTACTAATGCCAATGTCTttgtcattaaataaaaaaatcaggtAGAGTATTGATAGTTGATTCTATTTTGGAGTAAAACTTAAGATTAACTCACAGAAGGTCCTTCCTTTCCTGGGGGTCCAGAGCTTCCGGGGCTTCCAGGGAGACcctgtagaaaataaacattaGTTATAAGATATATTTAGTCATTAATTTTTACTGTAGCTGACCTCGTAGTACTTTTTGCTTCCATCAAAAACTACAGTTTAATTGCCAACACCTTTGCACCAACACCGCTCCAAGGTACCCTTACTGAGATGTTCCATCTTACCACCAATTCTCTATCAAGGATATATTTCATAAACTAGCAGCAAAGCACTCACCCTGAGACCAGCGGGTCCAGGCTCACCAGCGCGACCAGCATCTCCAGGGGGTCCACGAGGTCCAGCTGCACCACTGGCACCACGAGCACCAGGCATACCCTATGAGGAGACACAGGGAGGAAAGAAATGAGGTGGAAGTTTCACCTTATAAAAGAATGACTAAATGCTTTCATACTTTTTGGAATCAGATGTGTCCAAATACTTACAATAGGTCCAGTTCTTCCCTCGGATCCAGGCATTCCACGGCCACCAGGGGTACCCTAAGGAGACACACAGAATGATCAGGTGACCCATGTAACAAACCTCTGGATGTGGATGGGTTAGGGTGTAACAAAGCCCCTGGTACTCACTCTTGCTCCACGGCTACCAGAGGGTCCAGAAGCACCAAGCTCACCAGTGGGTCCTCTCTTGCCCTCCTCACCCTGAGGTCCGGGGGGTCCAGGAGGTCCAGAATTACCCTGAAGGAGGCAACAGAAAAAGTCTTAAAGCAACACTATTCACTAGTATACATGGAGGTCTTGGAAGAAGTTTGGTGCAAATTTAGACCAGGTGAAAAGGTGATGATATGACTTACAGGCTCTCCTTTGGGACCGCCATCTCCCTTCACACCCTGGACACCAGGATCTCCCTAAGAAACAAGAAACCGACCATCTATGAAAAGAGCAATCATCTGTGCGAAATAGTTTATGTGTATGCATGGCAATTTTGTTTGCTGTGCTTCAAGTATGTTTTTTAGTGTGTTGTGTACTTACAGAAAGACCTCTCTGTCCAGCGGCACCCTGAGGACCCTGGGGTCCGGGTCCTCCTCTTGGTCCGGGGAAGCCAGGAGCTCCAGAAACACCAGGAGCACCCTAATAAACAGGCATAACGGACAGGTGAGAATCATTGGAGCCTTAAAGCATAACAACAAACATTGTCTTTGTCTGATTTGTCTCATTGTATACCTTTTAATCCATGTTAAGTAATATAAACACTACTTGACACACAACTAAAGGTAAATTATGCTGATGTGATCAGAAATGGCCTTAATGGTAAAACTTGAGTACTTACAGCAGGTCCCTTGGCTCCGTTCAAACCGTTATTACCAGGGTTACCCTACAGGgggaaaacaagaaacaagaaacaatggaaatattatcaaaacaaatattaagcTGATTTGCAACTGTCACTAGTTACATGTTTTGAAAGACACAAACCATCACTAACAAAGTAATGGTATAACTGCTCTCAAGGCATTCAGTTAAGGTACAAATCCATCAATAGTAAGCACTGCTTCCAAAGACATGTAAGTTATTTCATCATAAGCATAACTGTGTTGAGTTGattggatttttatttcttagagatgatgcattttaatgtaGTTCCAATACAAGCATAAAACTGATGTCCAGACTTTAGAACTTTTGCTAATTTTCAACTCTCGTCCAAAGTTGGGCCTTCACATTTACAGTGTAACTAAATATACAGCAGTCAGTGGCTGAAACATAATGCAATGGGTACAAAGATGTAATAAAACATCTGTATTGTGACAATACATCAATTCTTGACACCAATATATATGTGTAATTCAATATACAACGAGTTAAAGAACAACTCTTGTTTTTTCTTAGCCAGCATGTAACCTGTGTTAAACATCAACATCTCTGTTTAGCTGAAGCTGAATTTCAGACACAATGTAACAGAACTAATTAAGACTCATCTAAAAAACAAACCTtaagtaatacatttttttgattAGAATTTTTCTAGGACAGGCAAATGTGTTGGTATACTTACAGCGGGACCAACGGGGCCACCAGCGCCATTGGGACCAGGCTCTCCTCTAGCTCCCTGAGGTCCAGATGGGCCAGTAGCTCCAGCAGGTCCAATCTCTCCCTGTCAAAGACAAAATTACAGTCATGAATGAATGATACATCAAAGCTGAAATAAGTTTGTATTTTGTAAATCTATCAGGCTTAGAAGTCCAGCTGAATCCAGAACAGGTCTTAAGGATTTGTTGGTTTTATTGTTATGAGTTCAAATGTGAATTTTTTGTATGTAAATAAATGGTACAGAGTCAATGAGACCTTTGCATGTATGAGTCATTCCCTTGGGGATACAGCAAGAAATTATTGGATTAAACTATATGTGCTCCTCTGATGACCTTCAACATGAACCTCTCTGAAAGGACATGATGACATCATTAAGGAAATGCTAGAGGAAATGACATTACGCTTACCTTGGGGCCAGGACCACCGGGGAAACCTGGGGGACCAGCACTACCGAGGGGACCCTGGGTTGAAGAAAAATTGACATAACATCAGGAAACAGGTAATGTAGTTCAAAGTTCATATTAAAGTCAAAGTTTGGGATGTTGCTCTTCATATTCTACTGCATCTACTGCATATGATAAACATTTGGTGACATTACTGCTTTGTATGCTGATACTTTTCATTTAAGAGAACATAAGATAACTAATCTGCATGCTAGGATAATAGgcacaatgtttattttatagatttatCTTGAGAAGACCTACCTTTTGCTTTCAACTCTAACAAAGtcaatttagttttatttaacagaaaaagGATTTAAAGGGCTGGTACTCACAGCAGGGCCGGCAGGACCAGCATTGCCATCAGAACCACGAGCACCAGCGGGGCCAGCAGGGCCAGCACGACCTCTCTCACCAGACATACCACGAGCGCCCTACAGGGAGGATGCACAAAAACAGAGGTTATGAGAAACACTTCTTTACTGAAATGAAATAACAGCAAATACTGAATAATAACTAATACATAAATGTAGCTGTGAGGATTCATGACAACAGAAGGTGTATGACTGACTATTGCTTATATATTCAATGTGTAGGTTTATTACTGTAAGTGAGATGGACTTCCTGAGGTTTGGTATGGTTACTAATGTTCCATTTTAGCTCAAATGTGAATATTGAGATCCATAGCAACTTACAGCAAGTCCAGGACTTCCAGAAGCTCCATGTGCACCAGGCTCACCCTATAAAACGAGGAGAAGGTTGGGTTTAGTCACTTCAGGTCAAAAGTTAGTGCTTAAAATAGAACAAAGTGATTCAACATTAAAACAGATAGAATATAAACTAAAAATAAGGAACTCATATCAGGAAGGTGCTCTTCTTACCTTGGCTCCAGCGGCACCAGGCTCTCCCTTGCGTCCATCCAGACCAGTGTAGCCCTGAAATGTagaaacaaagagatgttaAAATATGTTCATATTTACCTCTTATTGCAACTAAATTATGCTACTTCAGGAACGAACAGAAAAAAAGGGATTAGGGACAAATTCAGGTCCTTGTTAGATGAATTTGATTATGAAAAGGAAGCAGCATGTGCTTAAACAAGAATACACACTACCAAGGGGACACCTGAAATCTTTAGGtatgacatacattttaaagttcacTGGAAGGTTGACATTTGGCTATGGTTTATATCGTAGACCTTACAGATGACGTTTCACTCGTCAAGTTCTACCACAAAACAGGGGATAAGAACCAAAATGGCTCTGAACGGGCTGTGTTTTACGCCTCAGGAGACAGACCTTTATGTCCATTACCACTGCCAGCATTGCAAGTGATTGGGCACATTGCTCCAAAACCTCTATGTGCACATTTCTGGAGTACCCTTCTCTATTTTTACCAGTCCAAAGTGGGATTCAGTTGAGTACTATGTATGTAATGATCAGTTCTTGGGAAGGTAAAGAACCACACTCACTCTGTGTCCCTTCATTCCTGGAAGTCCAGGTGTTCCGGGGAATCCACGAGCACCCTGCAAGTCAAAACAAGGGAAGAATTAGTAGAACAAACTGTATATTTATGCTTTAGACTCTGTCTGTTTATGTTTCATTTCCCTTGTCTTGAAGGACATTTCTCTTACCTGTGGGCCAGGGGTACCTCTGTCTCCAGGCTTACCAGGTCTGCCGTTGTTGCCCTGCGAGTCagcacaacaaacgttaccATATGTCTTCGTAAGTCTTTACAGAACTTCCAAAACTCTGCAATGAAAAGTGCTTATAAAACCACTAATATATACGTACATCTTCACCAGTTTTGCCAGGGGGTCCAGGGGGGCCACGAGGACCAAGGGCACCCTTGggaaagaagagcagaatgtttaACATCTCAAAGAGGATGCGTTAAAGAGAGATGACTTATGTTGGTAAGTCTGAACAGAAAATGATCTAAAAGGTGTTATTAAGGTTCTAGTGGTGATTTGAAGAAGTGTGGATATTTTGTGTGATGATCTTACAGTCTGTCCGGGCTCTCCGGGCTCACCAGCGTGTCCGGTGTGTCCCTGAGGTCCCTGTGGAATGATGCAAGGCACATAAATAAGTCTAGATTTTGACAATAGAGTAACAGAAAATTCTGTGGtaataaacatgatttattgGTAAAGTTGCATTAAAAGCTGCATAGTGTAAATATGCAGTGGGGGCATAAACTTACAGGAGGTCCAGGAGGTCCAGAAGGGCCTCTAGAACCCATCATACCCTGAAAGGAGAAATTAGATAATCATttatcaatacaaaaaatacaaaaatcacACGTCCTACTACAGACAGTTGTTATTTTGGTGTAAGTTAGGATGTTAAGACATGTTGATAAAAAGTGTTGTGCTGCAGAAGAAGCAGGACTCTCACCATGGGTCCAGGGCCGGGATCGGGAGCTTTTGAACCATCATACTGAGCAGCAAAGTTCTGTTGGAAAGAAAAAATAGCCAAGTCAGTAAGAATAGAAAACTTGTGAGGAAATCAAAGGACCATTTGAGGACAAAAGCACTGATCGAGTTCAAACACTTGCGAGAAGTCAGAGTTTCTAGTGGTCCAAAAGAAACAGCTATTGCCACTTTTGCTACGACACAAGTTGACATTTGCGTACCCCTAAAATCTGATTACATGTAAAATACAAGTGAGCATTCAATGTTTTCTAGGATTTATAGAATCTAATATCAACAGTAACCAAGCTGTGTGTAAGCCATGTGCTATCAGTTGGCCATGTTGTTAAATGTGTAAAGGATAAAAGTTCAAAGGTCACTGGGTCATGACATCATCAGTAAGATACCGTCATTATTGACGAGTCAATGTGCGATCATTTGGATGCACATTTAGTTGGCCTTTTTTTTAGCcattattgcacaattttgctTCCAGTAAAGCTAAGGCTTTATTATCACAGATTTTAGACAACTTTTTCAAACGAACACTGAAAAGCGAAGCAGACTGTTGAGCAAGTAAAAATGGTGAACTTACTCCTCCGAGTCCAGGGGGACCAGGGGGGCCAGCGGGGCCAGGAATTCCAGGTTTGCCATCTCTTCCATTAGGGCCCTGAGGACCCTGTAAAAAACACAGATGATACAGTGAGTAATGCTATACATGACCGGAAATATTAATGTAGAGATTCATCAATTTAGCTGAAACACCGGtgtaacaattattttattgatgatCAAACAGGAGTGGACAAACTTGAAATAGATAGTGAGACCTAAGTAAGGTTACATTTATAACACCTATAACTTAATTACCATTCTCAAACTGCAAGGCCTATAGGCTATGTAAACAAAGAGGCGTGGCCTAAAGGGGTTAAAAGGTCTAATGACATCAACAAACAAAGTACCAAAAATTGTTTAAAATATAAACCTTCAAACACTTAAGATACATCTTTTACACAGAAATATTTGTTTGCTCAGAAGCATCAGAGTTTCACTTCAGCTTACCCTGTCACCTCGAggtcctttctctcctctgaggCCCTGCAGCGGGAAAACCACCAAGtcagaccaaaacacagagcagatggctGCTGTAACAACATGTCAGCTCCAACATCTTCCTCTAGTAAAGCATGCAGCTGCCTCTAATCTATGCCACATTAAACTCAAAGCAGATATGATTATTATTCAAACAACATGGTGTGTGTTCAAATCAGTAAAATGTGATGTAAACAGACTTGACTCTTACATTGAGAGCACAAGcaagtaaaaacacatttcagtgaTTAAATTAGTCACCATGAAGATGCCCTGTGAGTTCTTCTGATCTGAACTACACTTTTTGTGTTTGATATGCCACTGTAGGTGCAAAACAACACATAAGAACAACATTATGTGCTCACCTTGACTCTTCCCTAAATAGAAAAGAAGGTAAATAaatgtaagatttatttattcagtcttttCAGGCCTGATCAAACAATCGTCAATATTTGCTTAAGCACTATCATAAATGGCATAACCTTCCAAAATAACATCACAAGGAAAAGTAAAACATGCTCGTGCAGGTAAAAGAGTTAAAT encodes the following:
- the col1a2 gene encoding collagen alpha-2(I) chain isoform X2 — encoded protein: MLSFVDTRILLLLAVTSLLASCQSGLRGEKGPRGDRGPQGPNGRDGKPGIPGPAGPPGPPGLGGNFAAQYDGSKAPDPGPGPMGMMGSRGPSGPPGPPGPQGHTGHAGEPGEPGQTGALGPRGPPGPPGKTGEDGNNGRPGKPGDRGTPGPQGARGFPGTPGLPGMKGHRGYTGLDGRKGEPGAAGAKGEPGAHGASGSPGLAGARGMSGERGRAGPAGPAGARGSDGNAGPAGPAGPLGSAGPPGFPGGPGPKGEIGPAGATGPSGPQGARGEPGPNGAGGPVGPAGNPGNNGLNGAKGPAGAPGVSGAPGFPGPRGGPGPQGPQGAAGQRGLSGDPGVQGVKGDGGPKGEPGNSGPPGPPGPQGEEGKRGPTGELGASGPSGSRGARGTPGGRGMPGSEGRTGPIGMPGARGASGAAGPRGPPGDAGRAGEPGPAGLRGLPGSPGSSGPPGKEGPSGPAGQDGRGGPPGPTGPRGQPGNIGFPGPKGPSGEAGKGGDKGSAGPTGLRGAPGPDGNNGATGPSGPAGGPGEKGEQGPSGAPGFQGLPGPAGGAGEAGKAGDRGIPGDQGVSGPAGAKGERGNPGAAGATGPQGTMGARGPAGAPGTDGGKGEPGSVGAVGAAGHQGPGGMPGERGAAGPPGGKGEKGEAGHRGPEGNAGRDGSRGLQGPSGPPGPTGANGDKGESGSFGPSGPAGARGPSGERGEVGPAGAPGFAGPPGADGQPGAKGERGPGGGKGEVGPAGPTGPAGQSGPAGPAGGAGPAGARGDGGSTGLTGFPGAAGRAGAAGPAGIVGPPGAAGPAGKDGPRGGRGDSGPAGPPGEQGMAGPAGLAGERGPSGESGPPGPTGTAGTGGPVGLLGGGGLPGSRGDRGSPGGAGGAGEPGRVGPAGPPGARGPPGNIGLPGMTGPQGEAGREGNPGNDGPPGRPGISGFKGDRGEPGPAGSSGLSGSPGPAGPAGAAGRPGNRGEGGPGGATGSVGPAGARGGAGPAGPRGEKGVGGDKGDRGMKGLRGHPGLQGMPGPSGPSGDSGPAGANGPSGPRGPAGPSGPPGKDGRSGGHGTIGSPGARGPAGSAGPAGPPGAPGLPGPAGPSGGGYDVSGGYDEYRADQPALRAKDYEVDATIKSLNTQIENLLTPEGSRKNPARTCRDIRLSHPEWSSGFYWIDPNQGCINDAIKVFCNFETRETCIDAHPESIAQKNWYRSTESKKHVWFGETINGGTEFTYNDETLSPQSMATQLAFMRLLSNQASQNITYHCKNSVAYMDGESGSLKKAVVLQGSNDVELRAEGNSRFTFSVLEDGCTRHTGEWSKTVIEYRTNKPSRLPILDIAPLDIGGADQEFGLDIGPVCFK